The Actinomadura sp. WMMB 499 genome includes a window with the following:
- a CDS encoding glycoside hydrolase family 38 C-terminal domain-containing protein, with product MTSRLLQASLGSPDYAGIRDALRRDTSAEVLAVRGLSVRAAVLPLFRRDPAGALRQAVRLTLDGRTGGGLEVALVDGDAVLASAPADGPTVTLLVPEVDAPRRATLEVRDGAGLVGAAPFDITPQRKWTVFVVHHSHLDIGYTDTQGTVLRHHLDYLDAALRLARETDGRPDDARFRWSVESSLPALRWLATRPAAQVAEFADRVRAGDIEITAFPMQLHLEACSNEELYRQLRFVEELRREHGIEIRSAMHTDVPGAVAGTVDALNAAGVRYLAAAHNWAGRSVPYVTGGDKLGRPFRWRSPGGGELLVWFTDTPHGMAYMEGNTVGLVDGYDLAEDLLPRYLSALADRPYPYGPGTFGWYAAPGQVGAAKDPDALDAVHLRVQGAHADNAGPSAVPADIAHRWNETWAYPRLRSAVNADFFAHVEEHHLDRLQVHEGDWTDWWADGLGSGARPLGYVRRAQNVLRAAETLHAFADERSGDRTGAPAAIDAAYDGAALFDEHTWGAANPWEDAEEGGDSGGLQWTRKSQVGYQAHDDALDLLQSGARRIGATFGPAPGALASFVVVNPGTTARTDVARAFLPRDVVPVDVPVALVDARTGAPVPHREEEVDPDEWPTRPIGRHLEAIVRDLPGHGHVRLDVVPDPGPPPEPAGLDTADATIENAHYRVVYDVREGHIASVFDKAAGRELVDTGSVAGFGQYVYDRYATAPHFNHMSGHMLVHDKTMLGDRAVATHATVTRRERTPAGERLVVEAHGKGVDWLRTTIDLWTDVPRVDVRFQLGKQPTAAKEAVFFAFPFAVGGPPAAWELTGGVGGTHVPSVPGSAEHMRPIRHWVAFEDPDLTVAWATLEAPLVQFGSIHMPYAPFPPTLDPEDGTVYSWALNNIWDTNFPSQQQGETTFRYAFASAPAGSGRRLGARTAAGLTDPFVAALATGATPEDAGAFVRVDDPDVLVTSVGRARDGDGLAVRLQSLAPDPVETDLHVPGFTRAWFSGGLERDPAELPVRDGTTTVRLPACGVAVVTVRR from the coding sequence ATGACGAGTCGCCTGCTCCAGGCGAGCCTCGGCTCGCCCGACTACGCCGGGATCCGCGACGCGCTGCGCCGCGACACCTCCGCCGAAGTCCTCGCCGTCCGCGGGCTGTCGGTCCGCGCCGCCGTCCTGCCGCTGTTCCGGCGGGACCCCGCGGGCGCGCTCAGGCAGGCCGTCCGGCTGACCCTGGACGGCCGCACCGGCGGCGGGCTCGAGGTCGCGCTCGTCGACGGCGACGCCGTCCTCGCGTCCGCCCCCGCCGACGGGCCCACCGTCACCCTGCTCGTCCCCGAAGTGGACGCCCCCCGCCGCGCCACCCTGGAGGTGCGCGACGGCGCCGGCCTCGTCGGCGCCGCGCCCTTCGACATCACGCCGCAGCGCAAGTGGACCGTGTTCGTCGTCCACCACTCGCACCTCGACATCGGCTACACCGACACGCAGGGCACCGTCCTGCGGCACCACCTCGACTACCTGGACGCGGCGCTGCGGCTCGCGCGGGAGACCGACGGGCGCCCGGACGACGCCCGGTTCCGCTGGTCGGTCGAGTCGTCGCTGCCCGCGCTGCGCTGGCTCGCCACCCGCCCCGCCGCCCAGGTCGCCGAGTTCGCCGACCGGGTGCGGGCCGGCGACATCGAGATCACCGCGTTCCCCATGCAGCTGCACCTGGAGGCGTGCTCGAACGAGGAGCTGTACCGGCAGCTCCGCTTCGTCGAGGAGCTCCGCCGCGAGCACGGCATCGAGATCCGCTCCGCGATGCACACCGACGTCCCGGGCGCCGTCGCCGGCACCGTCGACGCGCTCAACGCCGCGGGCGTCCGGTACCTGGCCGCCGCGCACAACTGGGCCGGCCGGTCCGTCCCGTACGTGACCGGCGGCGACAAGCTCGGCCGCCCGTTCCGCTGGCGCTCCCCGGGCGGCGGCGAACTGCTCGTGTGGTTCACCGACACCCCGCACGGCATGGCGTACATGGAGGGCAACACGGTCGGCCTCGTCGACGGCTACGACCTCGCCGAGGACCTGCTGCCCCGCTACCTGTCCGCCCTCGCCGACCGGCCCTACCCGTACGGGCCCGGCACGTTCGGCTGGTACGCCGCGCCCGGCCAGGTCGGCGCCGCCAAGGACCCCGACGCCCTGGACGCCGTCCACCTGCGCGTGCAGGGCGCGCACGCCGACAACGCCGGCCCGTCCGCCGTCCCCGCCGACATCGCGCACCGCTGGAACGAGACCTGGGCGTACCCGCGGCTCCGCTCGGCCGTCAACGCCGACTTCTTCGCCCACGTCGAGGAGCACCACCTCGACCGCCTCCAGGTCCACGAGGGCGACTGGACCGACTGGTGGGCCGACGGGCTCGGCTCCGGCGCCCGCCCCCTCGGGTACGTCCGCCGCGCCCAGAACGTCCTGCGGGCCGCCGAGACGCTGCACGCGTTCGCGGACGAGCGCAGCGGCGACCGCACCGGCGCGCCGGCGGCGATCGACGCCGCCTACGACGGCGCCGCGCTGTTCGACGAGCACACGTGGGGCGCCGCGAACCCGTGGGAGGACGCCGAGGAGGGCGGCGACTCCGGCGGCCTGCAGTGGACCCGCAAGTCCCAGGTCGGCTACCAGGCGCACGACGACGCCCTCGACCTCCTGCAGTCCGGCGCCCGCCGGATCGGCGCCACGTTCGGGCCCGCACCGGGCGCGCTCGCCTCCTTCGTCGTCGTCAACCCCGGCACCACCGCCCGCACCGACGTCGCCCGTGCGTTCCTGCCCCGCGACGTCGTCCCCGTGGACGTCCCGGTCGCCCTCGTCGACGCCCGCACCGGCGCGCCCGTCCCGCACCGCGAGGAGGAGGTCGATCCGGACGAGTGGCCGACCCGCCCGATCGGCCGCCACCTCGAGGCGATCGTCCGCGACCTGCCGGGCCACGGGCACGTCCGCCTCGACGTCGTGCCGGACCCCGGACCGCCGCCGGAGCCCGCCGGCCTCGACACCGCCGACGCGACGATCGAGAACGCGCACTACCGCGTCGTGTACGACGTCCGCGAGGGCCACATCGCCTCCGTCTTCGACAAGGCCGCGGGCCGCGAACTCGTCGACACCGGCTCCGTCGCCGGGTTCGGGCAGTACGTCTACGACCGGTACGCGACCGCGCCGCACTTCAACCACATGTCCGGGCACATGCTCGTGCACGACAAGACGATGCTCGGCGACCGGGCCGTCGCCACCCACGCGACCGTCACCCGCCGCGAGCGCACCCCCGCGGGCGAGCGCCTCGTCGTCGAGGCCCACGGCAAGGGCGTCGACTGGCTCCGCACGACCATCGACCTGTGGACGGACGTCCCGCGCGTCGACGTCCGGTTCCAGCTCGGCAAGCAGCCCACGGCCGCCAAGGAGGCCGTGTTCTTCGCGTTCCCGTTCGCCGTCGGCGGCCCGCCCGCCGCGTGGGAGCTGACCGGCGGCGTCGGCGGCACGCACGTCCCGTCCGTTCCGGGCTCGGCCGAGCACATGCGGCCCATCCGGCACTGGGTCGCGTTCGAGGACCCCGACCTCACCGTCGCGTGGGCGACGCTCGAGGCGCCGCTCGTCCAGTTCGGCTCCATCCACATGCCGTACGCGCCGTTCCCCCCGACCCTCGACCCCGAGGACGGCACCGTCTACTCGTGGGCCCTCAACAACATCTGGGACACCAACTTCCCGTCCCAGCAGCAGGGCGAGACGACGTTCCGGTACGCGTTCGCGTCCGCCCCCGCCGGCTCGGGCCGCCGCCTCGGCGCCCGTACCGCCGCCGGGCTCACCGACCCGTTCGTCGCCGCCCTCGCCACCGGCGCGACCCCGGAGGACGCGGGCGCGTTCGTCCGCGTCGACGACCCGGACGTCCTGGTCACGTCCGTGGGCCGCGCCCGCGACGGCGACGGCCTGGCCGTCCGGTTGCAGTCCCTCGCGCCGGACCCGGTGGAAACGGACCTGCACGTGCCCGGCTTCACGCGGGCATGGTTCTCGGGAGGGCTGGAGCGGGACCCGGCGGAACTGCCCGTCCGGGACGGCACGACGACGGTCCGGCTGCCCGCGTGCGGCGTCGCCGTCGTCACGGTTCGGCGCTAG
- a CDS encoding enolase C-terminal domain-like protein, with amino-acid sequence MKITDIRATTVTVPLEAPLLHSNGAHWGRFVRTIVEVEADNGLIGLGEMGGGGESAELAFRALAPHLLGHDPFELEALRFKIANPTAGLYNNRTQLLAAIEFACLDLVGKHLGVPVHDLLGGRIRDSVQFASYLFFRNPSGDVPEVRTPDQLVEHARALKAAHGFTVHKLKGGVFPPAHELECYRSLAAALPGDRFRYDPNSVLSIDEGLRFGRAIEDLPNDYLEDPVLGLEGLRLVRERVRIPLATNTVVVNFEQLAANVLRRAADVVLLDTTFWGGIRACVKAAAVCETFQLGVAVHSSGELGVQLATMLHLGAVLPNLTYAADAHYHHLADDVIKGGPFRYEDGRIRVPSGPGLGVELDRDRLAEYAELYRELGGYPYDRDPGRPGWYPIVPNDRWADPSVPLTPIA; translated from the coding sequence ATGAAGATCACGGACATCAGGGCCACCACCGTCACCGTTCCCCTGGAGGCGCCGCTGCTGCACAGCAACGGCGCCCACTGGGGCCGGTTCGTCCGCACCATCGTCGAGGTCGAGGCCGACAACGGCCTGATCGGCCTCGGCGAGATGGGCGGCGGCGGGGAGAGCGCCGAACTCGCCTTCCGGGCCCTCGCCCCGCACCTGCTGGGGCACGACCCGTTCGAGCTGGAGGCGCTCCGCTTCAAGATCGCGAACCCGACCGCCGGGCTCTACAACAACCGCACCCAGCTCCTCGCCGCGATCGAGTTCGCCTGCCTCGACCTCGTCGGCAAGCACCTCGGCGTCCCCGTGCACGACCTGCTCGGCGGCCGGATACGCGACAGCGTCCAGTTCGCCTCCTACCTGTTCTTCCGCAACCCCTCCGGTGACGTGCCCGAGGTCCGCACCCCGGATCAGCTGGTCGAGCACGCGCGCGCGCTCAAGGCCGCCCACGGTTTCACGGTCCACAAGCTGAAAGGCGGCGTCTTCCCGCCCGCCCACGAGCTGGAGTGTTACCGGTCGCTCGCCGCGGCCCTGCCCGGCGACCGCTTCCGCTACGACCCGAACTCGGTCCTGTCCATCGACGAGGGCCTCCGCTTCGGCCGCGCCATCGAGGACCTCCCGAACGACTACCTCGAAGACCCCGTCCTCGGCCTCGAAGGTCTCCGGCTCGTCCGCGAACGCGTCCGCATCCCGCTCGCCACCAACACGGTCGTCGTGAACTTCGAGCAGCTCGCCGCGAACGTCCTGCGCCGCGCCGCCGACGTCGTCCTGCTCGACACCACGTTCTGGGGCGGCATCCGCGCCTGCGTGAAGGCGGCCGCCGTGTGCGAGACCTTCCAGCTCGGCGTGGCCGTCCACTCGTCCGGCGAACTCGGTGTGCAACTCGCCACGATGCTGCACCTCGGCGCCGTCCTGCCCAACCTCACCTACGCCGCCGACGCCCACTACCACCATCTCGCCGACGACGTGATCAAGGGCGGGCCGTTCCGCTACGAGGACGGACGCATCCGCGTCCCGTCCGGTCCCGGGCTCGGCGTCGAACTCGACCGCGACCGGCTCGCCGAGTACGCCGAGCTCTACCGCGAGCTCGGCGGCTACCCCTACGACCGCGACCCCGGCCGGCCCGGCTGGTACCCGATCGTCCCGAACGACCGGTGGGCGGACCCGTCGGTCCCGCTCACCCCGATCGCATAA
- a CDS encoding GNAT family N-acetyltransferase, with protein MIRTATPDDVPDILRLIRELADYERALHEVKATEEQLRERLFGEEPKVFANVVEHEGRVVGFALWFLTFSTWNGTHGIYLEDLFVEPDVRGHGYGKLLLTELARIAEERGYERVEWSVLTWNTPAIEFYEALGARPQDEWMVYRLTGEALTTAAKS; from the coding sequence GTGATCCGAACCGCGACGCCCGACGACGTTCCCGACATCCTGCGGCTCATCCGCGAGCTGGCCGACTACGAGCGCGCCCTGCACGAGGTGAAGGCCACCGAGGAGCAGCTGCGCGAGCGGCTCTTCGGCGAGGAGCCGAAGGTGTTCGCGAACGTCGTCGAGCACGAGGGCCGCGTCGTCGGGTTCGCGCTGTGGTTCCTCACCTTCTCCACCTGGAACGGTACGCACGGCATCTACCTCGAGGACCTGTTCGTCGAACCGGACGTCCGCGGCCACGGCTACGGCAAGCTCCTGCTCACCGAACTGGCCCGGATCGCCGAAGAGCGCGGCTACGAACGCGTCGAGTGGTCCGTCCTGACCTGGAACACCCCGGCGATCGAGTTCTACGAGGCCCTCGGAGCCCGCCCCCAGGACGAGTGGATGGTCTACCGCCTGACCGGCGAAGCCCTCACCACCGCAGCCAAGTCCTGA
- the sodN gene encoding superoxide dismutase, Ni, which yields MIRNEGRDSQVFKLPRPKTTVSAHCDLPCGVYDPAQARIEAESVKAICEKYAGNEDPEFRTRAIAIKEQRSELVKEHLWVLWTDYFKPPHFEKYPQLHELFNKATKAAGGGPGGTKASMDVKAAEQLLSYIAEIDKIFWETKQG from the coding sequence ATGATCCGCAACGAGGGAAGGGATTCGCAGGTGTTCAAGCTTCCGCGCCCGAAGACGACGGTCTCCGCGCACTGCGACCTGCCGTGTGGCGTCTACGACCCGGCGCAGGCCCGGATCGAGGCCGAGTCGGTCAAGGCGATCTGCGAGAAGTACGCCGGCAACGAGGACCCCGAGTTCCGGACTCGGGCCATCGCGATCAAGGAGCAGCGCTCCGAGCTGGTCAAGGAGCACCTCTGGGTGCTGTGGACCGACTACTTCAAGCCGCCGCACTTCGAGAAGTACCCGCAGCTCCACGAGCTGTTCAACAAGGCCACGAAGGCGGCCGGGGGCGGCCCCGGCGGCACCAAGGCCTCCATGGACGTCAAGGCGGCCGAGCAGCTGCTGTCCTACATCGCGGAGATCGACAAGATCTTCTGGGAGACCAAGCAGGGCTGA
- a CDS encoding S24/S26 family peptidase, whose product MRIGWLLGGAAVLAGAGWARGRLRTAAVEGESMLPGLRPGDWLVVRTGGAAEPGDVVVARHPERAGLLVVKRAVRREPDGWWLESDNQRAPGRRDSWDFGTVPDGHVVGRVVARYWPPSRWGTVTRGGPGWCAADAREFGAQRSEQ is encoded by the coding sequence ATGCGGATCGGGTGGCTGCTGGGCGGCGCGGCGGTGCTGGCGGGGGCCGGCTGGGCGCGGGGACGGCTGCGGACGGCGGCGGTCGAGGGGGAGTCGATGCTGCCGGGTCTGCGGCCCGGGGACTGGCTCGTGGTCCGGACGGGCGGGGCGGCCGAACCCGGGGACGTCGTCGTGGCGCGGCATCCGGAGCGGGCGGGCCTGCTGGTCGTCAAGCGGGCGGTGCGGCGGGAGCCGGACGGGTGGTGGCTGGAGAGCGACAACCAGCGGGCGCCCGGACGGCGGGACAGCTGGGACTTCGGGACGGTCCCGGACGGGCATGTCGTGGGGCGGGTCGTGGCGCGCTACTGGCCGCCGTCGCGGTGGGGGACGGTCACGCGGGGCGGACCCGGGTGGTGCGCGGCGGACGCGCGGGAGTTCGGGGCGCAGCGCTCGGAGCAGTAG
- a CDS encoding ABATE domain-containing protein, giving the protein MDLASYADLAVDLVNTRGPRTDELPDLDALRALLAARPDFTGRTAARDLDAMRELRTVLRAIFVAAARGDAAEAAERLNTLLIWHPVHPQICRHDGTGWHLHCNEGGSVPDRYAARAAMGLAAEIDAHGMARLGVCPAPQCGRAFLARSGRPYCSERCAPNSRASAAHHPGPPRVTVPHRDGGQ; this is encoded by the coding sequence GTGGATCTCGCCTCATACGCGGACCTCGCGGTCGACCTCGTCAACACGCGCGGCCCCCGCACCGACGAACTGCCCGACCTCGACGCCCTGCGCGCCCTGCTGGCGGCCCGTCCGGACTTCACCGGCCGGACCGCCGCACGCGATCTCGACGCCATGCGCGAGCTGCGCACCGTCCTGCGCGCGATCTTCGTCGCCGCCGCGCGCGGCGACGCCGCCGAGGCCGCCGAACGGCTCAACACGCTGCTGATCTGGCACCCCGTCCACCCGCAGATCTGCAGGCACGACGGCACCGGCTGGCACCTGCACTGCAACGAGGGCGGCTCCGTCCCCGACCGGTACGCCGCCCGCGCCGCGATGGGCCTCGCCGCCGAGATCGACGCGCACGGCATGGCCCGGCTCGGCGTCTGCCCCGCCCCGCAGTGCGGCCGCGCCTTCCTCGCCCGGTCCGGCCGCCCCTACTGCTCCGAGCGCTGCGCCCCGAACTCCCGCGCGTCCGCCGCGCACCACCCGGGTCCGCCCCGCGTGACCGTCCCCCACCGCGACGGCGGCCAGTAG
- a CDS encoding NADP-dependent malic enzyme → MRSTIPVRNKEDLSLAYTPGVARVCTAIADHPELAHEYTWTSRVVAVVTDGTAVLGLGDIGPAASMPVMEGKSLLFKEFADVDSVPIALSCTGVDEIVDTVVRMAPSFGGINLEDISAPRCFEIEERLREALDIPVFHDDQHGTAIVALAALTNAARFVGKPLSELRAVVAGAGASGIAVSQILIEAGIGDIALSDSKGLIYTGRDGLNPIKERIAAITNRTGLKGSTEEALKGADVFIGLSGSTVHESCVATMSENAIVFALSNPTPEVHPDVARRHAKVVATGRSDFPNQINNVLAFPGIFRGALDVRAHSITEGMKLAAANALADIVGGDLTADYVIPGPFDDRVAPAVTAAVAAQARKEGVNRI, encoded by the coding sequence ATGCGCTCGACGATCCCGGTGCGCAACAAGGAAGACCTCTCGCTCGCCTACACGCCCGGCGTCGCGCGCGTCTGCACCGCCATCGCCGACCATCCCGAGCTCGCCCACGAGTACACGTGGACGTCCAGGGTCGTCGCCGTCGTCACCGACGGCACCGCCGTGCTCGGCCTCGGCGACATCGGCCCGGCCGCGTCCATGCCCGTGATGGAGGGCAAGTCGCTGCTGTTCAAGGAGTTCGCCGACGTCGACTCGGTGCCGATCGCGCTCAGCTGCACCGGCGTGGACGAGATCGTCGACACGGTCGTCCGGATGGCGCCGAGCTTCGGCGGCATCAACCTCGAGGACATCAGCGCCCCCCGCTGCTTCGAGATCGAGGAGCGGCTCCGCGAAGCCCTCGACATCCCCGTCTTCCACGACGACCAGCACGGCACCGCCATCGTCGCGCTCGCCGCGCTCACCAACGCCGCCCGCTTCGTCGGCAAGCCGCTGTCGGAGCTGCGCGCCGTCGTGGCCGGCGCGGGCGCCTCCGGCATCGCCGTCTCGCAGATCCTCATCGAGGCCGGCATCGGCGACATCGCCCTGTCCGACAGCAAGGGCCTCATCTACACGGGCCGCGACGGGCTCAACCCGATCAAGGAGCGGATCGCCGCGATCACCAACCGGACCGGGCTCAAGGGCTCGACCGAGGAGGCGCTGAAGGGCGCCGACGTGTTCATCGGCCTGTCCGGCAGCACGGTCCACGAGTCGTGCGTCGCCACGATGTCGGAGAACGCGATCGTGTTCGCGCTGTCCAACCCCACCCCCGAGGTGCACCCCGACGTCGCGCGCCGGCACGCCAAGGTCGTCGCCACCGGCCGCAGCGACTTCCCGAACCAGATCAACAACGTGCTGGCGTTCCCCGGAATCTTCCGCGGCGCGCTGGACGTCCGCGCCCACTCCATCACCGAGGGCATGAAGCTGGCCGCCGCGAACGCGCTGGCCGACATCGTCGGCGGCGACCTCACCGCCGACTACGTCATCCCCGGCCCGTTCGACGACCGGGTCGCGCCCGCGGTCACCGCCGCGGTCGCCGCGCAGGCCCGCAAGGAAGGCGTCAACCGGATCTGA
- a CDS encoding ABC transporter substrate-binding protein has protein sequence MINGSLRRRAVAAGALVLTGALALSACGGEEDGGGGSEAASGVSADTALAEMVPEAIKSDGKIVIGSDASYPPNESVDPGTQDIVGWDVELFQAVAAKLGLKTEFHNAGFDTIIPGVQSGKYEIGVSSFTDTKEREQIVDFVTYYSAGTAWAALKGNPEQVDPDNACGKSVGVQQGTVQVEDLEARSKECTDAGKPAIKSVVRKQQTEVNNDLVAGKVDAMAADSPIVGYAVKQTGDKLEIIGEAYDTAPYGYALNKQSGQFKEAVQGALKALMADGTYTKILEESGVETGAITEPAINAAQS, from the coding sequence GTGATCAACGGTTCTCTGCGCCGCCGCGCCGTCGCGGCCGGTGCGCTCGTCCTGACGGGGGCCCTCGCCCTCTCCGCCTGCGGCGGGGAGGAGGACGGCGGCGGCGGTTCGGAGGCCGCGTCCGGCGTCAGCGCCGACACCGCGCTCGCCGAAATGGTGCCCGAGGCGATCAAGAGCGACGGCAAGATCGTCATCGGCTCGGACGCGTCGTACCCGCCCAACGAGTCGGTCGACCCCGGCACGCAGGACATCGTCGGCTGGGACGTCGAGCTGTTCCAGGCCGTCGCCGCCAAGCTCGGCCTGAAGACCGAGTTCCACAACGCGGGCTTCGACACGATCATCCCGGGCGTGCAGTCCGGCAAGTACGAGATCGGCGTCTCCTCGTTCACCGACACCAAGGAGCGCGAGCAGATCGTCGACTTCGTCACGTACTACTCCGCAGGCACCGCGTGGGCTGCCCTCAAGGGCAACCCCGAGCAGGTCGACCCGGACAACGCGTGCGGCAAGAGCGTCGGGGTCCAGCAGGGCACCGTCCAGGTCGAGGACCTGGAGGCCCGCAGCAAGGAGTGCACGGACGCGGGCAAGCCCGCCATCAAGAGCGTCGTCCGCAAGCAGCAGACCGAGGTCAACAACGACCTGGTCGCGGGCAAGGTGGACGCGATGGCCGCCGACTCGCCGATCGTCGGCTACGCGGTCAAGCAGACCGGCGACAAGCTGGAGATCATCGGCGAGGCGTACGACACCGCGCCCTACGGCTACGCGCTCAACAAGCAGAGCGGCCAGTTCAAGGAGGCCGTGCAGGGCGCGCTGAAGGCGCTCATGGCCGACGGCACCTACACGAAGATCCTCGAGGAGTCCGGGGTCGAGACCGGCGCGATCACCGAACCGGCGATCAACGCGGCGCAGAGCTGA